Proteins from a single region of Xenopus laevis strain J_2021 chromosome 9_10S, Xenopus_laevis_v10.1, whole genome shotgun sequence:
- the rogdi.S gene encoding protein rogdi homolog: protein MATAAASASNTERGVLEEEFKWLLKEEVHSVLKQLQDILKEASRRFTLPTGVGEGPAKQESFAVGATSSDQVKGILTLQGDTLCQAEVNLKTLRTNQLLHFAFRDDKQWKMQQIQDARNHVNQAIYLLTNRGENYTFQTGAEVLKLMDAVMLQLTRARNRLTTPATMTLPEVATSGLTKMFTPSLPSDILLNFYVNVNKLCLLVYQLHALQPNSTKNFRPSGSAVLHNPGAMFELNSQRFEVSHVHKVECLVPWLNDALVFFTVSLQLCQQLKDKISVFSSYWNFRSY, encoded by the exons ATGGCTACGGCGGCCGCATCGGCGAGTAACACGGAGAGGGGCGTTTTG GAGGAAGAATTCAAATGGCTCCTGAAAGAGGAGGTCCATTCTGTACTGAAACAGTTGCAGGACATCTTGAAG GAAGCTTCCCGGAGGTTCACGCTTCCCACCGGTGTAGGTGAGGGCCCCGCCAAACAAGAGAGCTTTGCAGTGGGAGCCACAAG CTCGGATCAAGTAAAGGGCATATTGACTCTCCAAGGGGACACCTTGTGTCAGGCT GAGGTGAATCTGAAAACCCTGCGGACCAATCAGCTCTTACACTTTGCCTTCCGTGATGACAAGCAGTGGAAAATGCAGCAG ATTCAAGATGCTCGAAACCACGTCAACCAGGCCATTTACTTACTGACCAACCGCGGAGAGAACTACACGTTCCAGACTGGGGCGGAGGTGTTGAAG CTGATGGATGCGGTAATGCTTCAGCTGACCCGGGCTCGCAATCGACTGACCACGCCAGCCACTATGACCCTGCCAGAAGTAGCCACCAGTGGGCTCACG AAAATGTTCACTCCCTCGCTCCCGTCTGACATTCTGCTGAATTTCTATGTCAACGTGAACAAGCTGTGCCTGTTGGTGTACCAGCTGCATGCCCTCCAGCCAAACTCCACCAAG AATTTCCGACCATCTGGCAGTGCCGTCTTGCATAATCCAGGAGCCATGTT TGAACTGAACAGTCAGCGATTTGAAGTCAGCCATGTCCATAAAGTGGAATGCCTGGTGCCGTGGCTGAATGATGCTCTGGTCTTCTTCACCGTATCACTGCAGCTCTGCCAGCAACTAAAGGACAAG ATCTCTGTGTTTTCCAGTTACTGGAACTTCAGATCATACTAA